From Triticum urartu cultivar G1812 chromosome 2, Tu2.1, whole genome shotgun sequence, a single genomic window includes:
- the LOC125535460 gene encoding ataxin-2 homolog has product MIYPVPGEHDWTRTSGPDIEPPKFHVKKGRRKEKRIKGRFEVPKPNDSSRMATITCSNCGLQGHRYTNCKQQLRPKLAMRKIKHVAPARSRNEDTPSGSQQPPTRSASARSATARSASARSATARSASARSATARSATARSTSRSARVSASASARFARPFTAPRFAAGASSSGPSTSGAPSSVPGNYTRSMSFFTASGNT; this is encoded by the exons ATGATATATCCAGTTCCTGGTGAACATGATTGGACAAGGACAAGTGGACCAGACATAGAGCCACCCAAATTTCATGTGAagaaggggagaaggaaagagaagAGAATAAAGGGCAGATTTGAGGTTCCAAAACCAAATGACAGTTCAAGAATGGCCACTATAACATGCAGCAACTGTGGGCTCCAAGGCCATAGGTACACAAACTGCAAGCAACAGTTGCGACCAAAGTTGGCTATGAGGAAAATCAAGCATGTG GCACCTGCAAGATCAAGGAATGAAGATACTCCATCAGGATCACAACAGCCACCAACAAGATCTGCTAGTGCAAGATCTGCTACTGCAAGATCTGCTAGTGCAAGATCTGCTACTGCTAGATCTGCTAGTGCAAGATCTGCTACTGCTAGATCTGCTACTGCAAGATCTACTTCAAGATCTGCTAGAGTGTCAGCTAGTGCAAGTGCAAGATTTGCAAGGCCTTTCACTGCCCCAAGATTTGCTGCAGGAGCTTCATCTTCTGGTCCTTCTACTTCTGGTGCTCCTTCAAGTGTCCCAGGGAATTATACTCGCTCAATGTCATTCTTTACTGCCAGTGGCAACACTTGA
- the LOC125535459 gene encoding protein IRON-RELATED TRANSCRIPTION FACTOR 3-like, whose protein sequence is MAHASSPRHRPRNGTGTPRAPPPLFFFFFFSTLRHCANQGQRSQAAATPFLQSPSIRDVCGAGQGMVAMLPAARGDAAPAASAGAADKLVHGPVTDGKCKKKAPRMIHKAEREKHKRDLLNDLFSELDEMLEADRQTNGKACILTDTTRILRDLLSQLESLRKENSTLQNESHYVTMERNELQDENGVLRNEILELQNELATLPAGNPGWGHATAGSPHPAGTVFPSQQPMQPTTIASAVFPLQQPLQQTTILEHPYAPPPPPRELKLFPDAASDIEGLEPSEDQEAANHIARPLARYPTQSALWPVSLGLPRMEDEQCSSGTTGSSKEGSSSASSRD, encoded by the exons ATGGCCCACGCCTCATCGCCACGCCACCGCCCGCGCAACGGAACGGGCACGCCACGCGCCCCTCCGccccttttcttcttcttcttcttctcgaCTCTCCGCCATTGCGCTAACCAAGGACAGAGAAGCCAGGCGGCAGCAACCCCTTTCCTCCAATCTCCGTCCATTCGAG ACGTCTGCGGGGCCGGGCAAGGCATGGTCGCCATGCTGCCCGCCGCGAGGGGGGACGCCGCCCCAGCCGCCAGCGCCGGCGCCGCCGACAAGCTCGTCCACGG GCCTGTCACCGACGGCAAGTGCAAGAAGAAGGCCCCGAGGATGATCCACAAGGCCGAGAGGGAGAAGCACAAGCGCGACCTGCTCAACGATCTCTTCAGCGAGCTTGACGAAATGCTAG AAGCAGACAGGCAGACCAATGGGAAGGCATGTATATTGACTGACACCACTCGAATCCTTCGAGACCTGCTTTCGCAATTAGAATCTCTCCGAAAGGAGAATAGCACCCTGCAGAATGAATCCCATTAT GTTACGATGGAGAGGAATGAGCTGCAGGATGAGAACGGTGTGCTCCGCAATGAAATTCTGGAGCTACAAAATGAGCTGGCGACGCTTCCCGCAGGCAACCCAGGTTGGGGCCATGCTACTGCTGGATCGCCTCACCCTGCGGGCACAGTTTTCCCGTCACAGCAACCAATGCAGCCGACCACCATCGCAAGCGCAGTATTCCCCTTGCAGCAGCCTCTGCAACAGACAACAATCCTGGAGCACCCTTatgcaccaccaccaccaccacgggAACTTAAGCTCTTCCCAGATGCTGCGTCTGATATCGAAGGCCTTGAACCATCAGAAGATCAGGAGGCCGCCAACCATATTGCGCGACCGCTGGCGAGGTACCCAACACAGTCAGCGTTGTGGCCTGTAAGCCTGGGTCTCCCGAGGATGGAAGACGAACAGTGTAGCAGTGGCACAACCGGCAGTAGCAAGGAAGGCAGTAGCTCTGCCTCTAGTAGAGATTGA